GAAGATCATGGCGCCGCGCGGCATGAGGGTCTTCCCCACCATGGCGCCGCCGCCCCCGATGATCTCTCCCGCCGGCAGGGTCTCGCCGGCGGCGAGGGCGGGCAGGGCCGCCAGGATCAAGAGCCCGGAGATGATTGCAACACTTCTCATGTCAAACCTCCTGGGACTGTTTTTTTCTTTTCGTGGTCTTCTTCTTGCCACTGGTACCGTAACTATAATAGTAACTGTAATAGTATTTCGAGTAGTAGTAGTAGTCCGCGCTCATGAGGTCGGCGGCGTTGACCAGGACCCCGAGCAGGGGGGCGTTCACCATCCGGAGGCTCCGCTGGGCCTCGACGAGGACCGGCTTCGGGGTGTCGGCGCTGCGGATGACCAGGATGACGCCGTCGGTGAGCCGGGACAGGATCCGCGAGTCGGTGACCGAGAGCATGGGGGGGGTGTCGATGACGATGTGCTCGAAGTACTCGTCGAGCAACTCCATGCAGTGGTTCATCCGGCTGGAGGTGAGGAGTTCGGACGGGTTCGGCGGCACCGGGCCCGCGGGGATGATGAAGAGGTTGTCGATGTGCGTCTGCTGGATGAGGGGGGCGAGGTCGGAGGTCCCGGCCAGGTAGTTGGAGATGCCGGTGGTGTTGTCGGCGTTGAAAATCTTGTGAATTCGGGGTTTGCGCATATCGAGGTCCACCACGACCACCCGCTTCCCGGCTTGGGCGAAGGAGATGCCCGTGTTGATGGAGGCGGTGGTCTTCCCCTCGCTGGGCCGTGCGGAGGTGAACATGAAGGACTTCGGTGGGGCGTCGGAGTGGGACAGCAGGATGGACGTCCGCAGGGTCCGGTAGGCCTCGGAGATGGGGGAGGTGGGGTCGTCGTGGGTGATGGTCTCGAGGCGCTTTCCGTTGCGGGAGGCCCCGAGCGTGGCCAGGGAGGTCGACGCCGGGCGGGCGTGGGAGTGGTAACGGTGCTGCACGGAGCCCAGGGCGGGGATGAGCCCCAGGGAAGGCAGGGCGGTGAGGTGCTCGACGTCCTCCGGCGTCTTGACGGTGTTGTCGAGGTACTCCACGAAGAAGGCCAGGCCGATCCCCAGCAGGAGCCCCACCAGCATCCCCAGCATCAGGTTGGTCGTCTTCCGGGGGCGGTCGGGGGACTTGGGCACCTCGGCGATCTCGACGGTCCGGATGTTGGACGACTTCAGGCTCGCCGCCACCAGGGCCTCCTGCCGGCGCGTGGCCATGAGGTTGTACATCTCCCGGTACTTGTCCACCTCGGCCTTGAGGATGTTGTAGGGGATGTAGTTCTCCTTGACGGTGCTCACGCTGGTCTTCTGGCG
This genomic window from Acidobacteriota bacterium contains:
- a CDS encoding polysaccharide biosynthesis tyrosine autokinase, with amino-acid sequence MDNKNLPVLAPDSAGQTLPVLHQPGGGQFSVPLRSDAVHLLEYWKIIRKRKWLILLCFAITAVTVYIANLRMIPIYKATGTIQIDAGQFNVMPTRDSMERTDYYMGLDEFMQTQYKILQSRSLADRVVRTLNLEKHPQFARPTPARASTPGTPPPAPAPPAGNPGSQAYSPVVGAFLGGLEIEPVRDTQLVRINYNSPDPELAAKVINTLIVEYVRQDVDFRVQSAQQATEFLDKQLTQLKGNLERAEEKLVEYARQYNINTMGENQEDVASSQLMDYSKALTDAQAERMRAESVWNTVRTLNAKDNFPVLLRNSLIDDLEKRLSMLHQEHAKLSAKFKAEYPGVQELKKQIDNTETQLEAEKHRALVAAETAYRTAIAREQLLLGTFERQKTSVSTVKENYIPYNILKAEVDKYREMYNLMATRRQEALVAASLKSSNIRTVEIAEVPKSPDRPRKTTNLMLGMLVGLLLGIGLAFFVEYLDNTVKTPEDVEHLTALPSLGLIPALGSVQHRYHSHARPASTSLATLGASRNGKRLETITHDDPTSPISEAYRTLRTSILLSHSDAPPKSFMFTSARPSEGKTTASINTGISFAQAGKRVVVVDLDMRKPRIHKIFNADNTTGISNYLAGTSDLAPLIQQTHIDNLFIIPAGPVPPNPSELLTSSRMNHCMELLDEYFEHIVIDTPPMLSVTDSRILSRLTDGVILVIRSADTPKPVLVEAQRSLRMVNAPLLGVLVNAADLMSADYYYYSKYYYSYYYSYGTSGKKKTTKRKKQSQEV